CTGAAGGACTGTGCTCCCGCGCATTCCACATCTCTACGAACGCACGATACTCCTTCATATCGCTGGTGACCTGCAGGGCAACGGTCGCAAGCTCTTCTGCATGTACGGCTGGTCCTTGTCCCAGCCCCTCACAGATGTGTTTCATCGCGCTCAGGCCCCACTTGAGAACCCCGTTGTCTTCTCTGAAGAAGAACGGGAAAGCGCGACAGACGCTCGGTCTCACGGGATATATCATGCACTCGTTCCCGCTGAGAAAGATGCAGTCACCATTCTCAAGCTTCCTCAGGGCCATGTATGCCAGTCCCTTCTCAGTACTGACCGCCGGCACATGTTTCAGACCGGCAGGCACCTCGTCCGCATCAAGAGTGTAGAAGTCAATGGCACGTAGCAACTGCGGGGTGTCAATTCTCAGAGCGTCCCTGATGCGCAGCAGGTCGGAGCCGGTGATGGTGACCAACAGTAACTCACTCCTGCAGCAAGCACCGCACTTGGTGCATTCAAATCGAATCTCGCTA
The DNA window shown above is from Candidatus Thorarchaeota archaeon and carries:
- a CDS encoding YkgJ family cysteine cluster protein; amino-acid sequence: MQSHSSEIRFECTKCGACCRSELLLVTITGSDLLRIRDALRIDTPQLLRAIDFYTLDADEVPAGLKHVPAVSTEKGLAYMALRKLENGDCIFLSGNECMIYPVRPSVCRAFPFFFREDNGVLKWGLSAMKHICEGLGQGPAVHAEELATVALQVTSDMKEYRAFVEMWNAREHSPSAKYLIDELLSSARPITQ